A window of Macrotis lagotis isolate mMagLag1 chromosome 1, bilby.v1.9.chrom.fasta, whole genome shotgun sequence genomic DNA:
CACTAGAGTCACGTCCACTTCAATCTTCTTAACTGTCTCATGGCGATAGAGAGACTATATTGAGGGACATGTGGGCACTTGAAGCTAGAGAGGCTTCAAGGACAGAGCTAGTGACAGACTCACCATCTGTGATCCCAGACCAACCTCGCCAAATCTGGAGAAACTTCTCACCAGCTTGGCTGCACGATAATGAAGTTTTTCATGCCAGCCACTCTCCTGATTGATAAGGGGGGGGATGTGTGTTTTGTCAGTGGTGGGAGGATGGATGCTGAAAAGAAATCATAGCTCTTTGAAGTAATCATCTTGGTCATTAGGGAGGACGATGCCAGGTGTCTTGGATTCTGATCATGGGGCTTCCCCGTGATCCCATCCTGGGCTCCCTGACAAGTTTTCAGCCTGCTCAGCCCTTGGCTGAGGAATAAATCTGGGCTCCTTCAAACTGctcccagagacagagcctgAGCTAGGGCAGACATGGGTTTTGGATCAGGGGAAGCATGGTCTTTGccacttccatttccttttttctctatccCAGAACCTCTGAGCAGTGTCTCCTCACTGGAGGTCCACTTCGATCTCTTGGACCTCACGGAGCTGACAGATATGTCTGACCAAGAACTGGCCGAAGTCTTTGCAGATTCAGATGATGAGAATGAATCTCCAGCAGGTGAGAGGGATAGAAGTCCAAGAAAAGGGGAGAGGTGGTGAGATCCAGATTCCGCCAGGAGCATGCTAACCTGGAAACCAGAGGAAGCGTGGAAGGGGcttgaggggggaggggggagcacgAGCTCCCTTCCATGAGAGTCATCACAATGACTTGGTTTCTCCTCCAGCCCTGGGTTGAGGCTGAGTTGAGGAAGCCCTGTTGCCTGCTCAGCAGAGATCCACAAGGTCTACTTTAGCTGCTGCTTCTCCTCCAGTCTTTCCAGAATCAATGGCTCCACAATGACTAGGCTTTTTCTTCGACTtaggaatttactttttttgaCAAGAAAGGGAGGGATGATAGAGTGAAAGGGACAATGACTGGATTTGGAGACTGAGGATTCCATTTCACAGCCTGGCACTGTTACTATCTATGGGAGCATGGGCAAGACACTgaacttctcagtttccttacctgttcAATGAGGTGATTGCACCAAATGGGCTAAATTTAAGGTCCTGGGacttcaagttttaaaatttaatttaaaatttaaaatttaaaaaatttaaaaaatttaaaaatttaaaattttaaaaaaaaagcacttgcCAAGAAAGATAAATCATTTTTGCTTCATGGGctgcaaaaacaaatttaattcaattcattctGCAGTTTCTGTAGCTCCTGGGAATAGGTTGGGTATTCTTCAGCAGGTAGTTTCCCCTTATATGCAAGGCTTAGCTTATTACTATCCTATAACCTGGGGTGGCCTTCTTGATTCTAAGAGGAAGGCAGGCCGCCTTGGATCCAAAGGCTTCTGGGTGGTGACTTGGATATTTGCTCTTCCCCCTTCTAGCTCCAAGTTTTCATGTGCCACGTTAGGGCACCAGCACCCACCTCTCCTCCCCCACTCACATATTTCCAAAGCTGACCCTGAACAGCAAGGACTTCCCTGTGGCACCAGCCATGGTCTCCAGCTGCCTTGGAAGCTGTCAGGCCAAGGGGGTGGGGACTGCGGGGAATCCCACAGGGAGAGCAAAAAGAGCAGCCTTTTTTTGTCTCCAGAGAATTCTGTTTCCCTTAGAGCCAGCCCCTTGGCCCAGCCCCCTCCTGCCCCTTGTCTTCCCATCCTCCTCCAAGTCAGAATGAAGTCAAGGAGCTGGCAGCGTTGGCTTCTGCTTACTCAAGCCCACCCGGGGCCTAATTAAAGGCAACAGTCTTGTCAGGAATCAATAATACTAGACAGGGGATCTGAAAAAAGGGATAAACTGCTCCCCATTCTGCATTTCTTGTGGTCCTTGGAAATGTTAAGGAAATGTCCGAGCTCCCCGGTGGATTGGGGGCTGGAAGCAGAGACACAGATAATGACCCAGTCACATAGAGTGTTCGTCTTGGCTGGCAGTTGGGCGTGCCAGGGAGAGCTTTTTCTCAGAAGTGGGCTGCTGGCAGACAGAGCATGGCGTCCTTGACATCCCTCCTCTAGCTCTGGGGAGGGGGCATGGtgggggcatagttccatttcCCCATTCACTTCCAAAACAAACTGCACATAGATCTTTGATTCACAccaagccacacacacacacacacacacacacacacacacttctctcGAGGTGTGAAAAAGCTTTTAGCCAGCTGGCTGGGCTGTCAGAAGCAGTTAGCAACGGGGAGGGGAGAACTAGCCCTGGAAACCCCAGGCAGCTCTCCCTTATCCTGGGAGCAGATCAAGCCTTTCGATTGACACAGGCTTTGATTCATCTGGCTTGTGGATGGTATggtgtgcacatgcacacacacatgcacacacacacacacacacacacatgtgcacacacctTGCTCACAGCCTAGCAGAATCTGCCTCAATCAGATAGGTAGGTTCAGTTGAATAAATCTGTAAATCCATCCCAGGAAGCTTTGGTGACAAGGGGATGTGTGGCCTTAATGCATGCTTGGCAGCTCTCTCTGGTGctgcaggggtgggggtggggggtcccAAGCCCGTTTCAAGCTCTGGCATCAGCCGCTGCTGAGAAATTCCTGGTTCTACCATCCCTTGACCAAGGAGAGGCTGCAAGCCTTACAATAGCTGGGTATGATTGCCAACCCTTCTTGGATGTATGCGTCTGGCAGGTACACATAGCTGTGTTTGGGTGGTGGGGGCAGGGCCCAGGGGAGGGGGATTTCCTTCTGAGGAAGACCAGTTCTCTAGCAGAGGTCTAGGGTTGTGAGGTCACTCCCCAGGGCAGCTGATTTTTTCCCCTGACCAGCTGCATCAATCATTTCCCATGCCATTGAGGTTGGCCTGATTCCATTAGAATTTGGGCCTTCCAGCAGGCCTGGCGCAACACTGTCGGCACGGACTCGCCTGTGGCCGGTAGCTCTCCAGGACGGGCAGCTCACTCAGTTCTGCTCTGtcctgtcttctctcccccaGGTTTGCACAGCCACCCACTCCCTCGGGCTGGGTATCTGCGCTCCCCCTCCTGGACCCGGACCAAAGCGGAACAGAACCGAGAAAAAAAGCATCTCAGTGACTCTGAGCTGCAGGCTGGGATGGTGGACACTTTTCTCACTATAGAGAGGCCGAAGGAAGACTAGCCTCTTGTCAGCTGCCCGGGGAGCTGCTCTGAGGAGCCGAGATGGGAACGCCCATGCACTAACCACAGGTTCTGGACTATCCGTCATGCTGGTGATAACCTTGACCTGAGACTTTGGCAACACCTGTGGGGACAAGTTAACCACCATGCCATGGTTCCTTCATCTCCACCCCAACTGCTTTGCTTCCTTCAGTCCCGTTCCCAAGTTGTGGAGCTGGCCAGGTCATCTGCC
This region includes:
- the DBNDD1 gene encoding dysbindin domain-containing protein 1; protein product: MEAQDGAGILELTKEIQSSQTALVVPGHGPGEESSTTLGEEEEGGIPIPAPGLLQVTERRQPLSSVSSLEVHFDLLDLTELTDMSDQELAEVFADSDDENESPAGLHSHPLPRAGYLRSPSWTRTKAEQNREKKHLSDSELQAGMVDTFLTIERPKED